In Brassica napus cultivar Da-Ae chromosome C2, Da-Ae, whole genome shotgun sequence, the sequence tgtagaggacattctcagtctgccaggcagagaaggtttaccagtcatcgacccagaccgaccggacggaactttgtggtatgttgcattaattttttttaattcgtttaaatttcttttataacattaaaaaataatttatattttaaatttgtattttccaggtggggggttgacggatgtcttgcatcggacgtaaccgacacgatcaagggttacttctccatgccacatccaaactggagtaagacgcctcactacgtcagaaagacgtggttcaaaatttacgctgtaagtttctattaattaattatatatactttaattttttcatgatttatatatatactttctaaaaaattaattgttaatttatttttccaacaacaaaaatatacttgggccttggggatcactaagagggtgaggaagaagtttaacgcgaaggcgaaagttcgcttgttggacacggtctccaactggaagggtgactggatcgtgaaggggtatgagcgtggcaaacccgctgagctcaccgcCTCATCcattattggcgccttcctgattccattagaaccgcccaggcttgctctaactcccgtaacacggtcgatgagcacggaaacgggccgatgcttcacactacgggccaaaaaccccacgccggtgtctgtttggaaatggtaattaaatattttattaaataatttttttaatatatatattaatttattctaactttcttaactgttttttaggccaaagagacgggacatcttccgtctcttatggaactttacgagaggacccacaagaacaaggcgggcgtatttgtagatggcaagtccgagcaaatctacaacgacgtagttgctcgggttgaagaccgccagactcagctgacccagcagtctaccgacggattacccgtcaccttatccacacttgacgtggataagatttacgaggaggtaaattttcaaaaaaattaattatttattattcatttaatttaactttaaatttttacttacaatatttattttttgtttttaaggttgtccctaaaaaaaaaggacggacgttgggtattggttccgtcaacgatgttccgagagcgacatcgtcttatggtcagcgacgggatgatgaagtcactgagctgcgtagagagtccgctcagctgcgtaacgagttgaccgcgacaaaatctcgtatgggtggagtcgagagtttcttggacgttattgcggccacaaatccggaatgggagtccatgttgaggaacatgcgacaacaacatcccattcaaggcgagtcatccgacgtacataacgaggcggatgttacgaggaagagtgatgaattctaccgggtgatgaacgacccttagtttttttttttggttgttgtattatataaattcaaaacttatttatatataaaatattttcatattgatttatttttatttttaattttaatttgttattaaattaaataattttaattattttttaattatatttttaaattctgtaaaaataataaaaacgaagtaaattcgtagctagtgtacgacctctttacgtggaaaccttacgaggaaatgacgagaaacaattAACGACTATTTTACGTGGAAATatttgcgaggaaataacgaggaaaagtttacgagtatttaACGAGAAAATCGTTTCGTGGTTGTttcgtgtattttgcgaggaaactctttcaaggtatttacgtgtaggttacgaggaactcatttcgaggtatttacgaggaattgtagcgacgtccttgcgtggaatattgacgtggtctttacgacgaatcgccctacttcgtctttacgacgaaatatattcctcgctaagttacgacgaattagcgaggaaatatgtgttacgacggacgagtaacgagcaaacgcgcttcctcgctatttcgtcgtaaagcctcttttacgacgaaataacgaagaaaaccgccctcgttaaggttatgttttcttgtagtgtaaagGTGTGCTCTAGATATTTATATAGTAATAGTTGAACTATAAAAACAATGTTAAGACTTATATCTCACTCTAATTATTATTCTTTTGCAGAGCTTATCAGTTTTATCTTGAACCACCAACTTTTATTGGAAACACGTACGGTATGTTACAAGCTGCTGatacattttatttgatttcagTAGTTCACATATTAGGACGAAACAGGCTTGAGATTAACGTACTGTGTGATATGCATCTTTGTGAAACAGCCTGAGAGGCTTTTCCAAAGGAATTAGTTAGGTGTCTGTAGTGAAGCTTTCGCTACAAGTTGTAGCCTACAATTAGGCCTGGAGCTGCTCCAACGGCTCCTGATATGCGAGTTAGACTATCTCAGATTGAGCCTGACTTCCTAACCAGGTCAGTGTTTAAACCATCATGGAATCCATTttgttatcttattattttcgTACGTGATTCCTTCTTTGCAGAGATTAATGAAGGGTCAAAATAATAAGGATAATTCTAAGGGTTCACGAtgctttttttacttttctaaaGTTTAACTTTTAAAGCGATATGTATTCATTTCTTATGATTAGATAGTTGAGCTTATAAGGTCTGTCATACACTCTGATGCCAAATTACAAATATCATCTGGTTTATGAAAATTAAGCTCACCAGTTTTAGGAATATACAAGTATTGTTgtatatatgaatttatttttgggTTCGCACAAAAGTAAGCTCAAAGGTTTTGTTACTGTTTAACATGTTTCTCCCAAGAAACATAGAATCGAAGCTCTTTGCGTTTGCATCATCACGATTTCCTCCCCTCTTCCACATGTAATGTTATAGAGAACAATTgaattaagtaaaaaaaaatataatttgaaaccaactaaaatattatttatacatCCGTCACGTTTTATATACACATTTCTCTGAAATACTTTTTTTGGCATGAATTACTATATTTTCCAGAATAAAAATCGAGAAATACAGTGTTCTTCTCTCACATAATGacaatattttataagaaaCATAAGCTAATTCTTCAATATAAAATAGTCTTAATAGAAGGACAATTCTCTCGGATAGTTTTTTTAAGTGTTTGTCACAAAAACAACATCCAaggaaaaaaatgaccaaaatagcttttttttaaaaaaaaaatttaatatttattatttattattttaaatttgaaaccttatccccaaaactccaccctttaactctaaactctaaatttagATTAACTAACCCTAGGGtaaaaatgtgtgttttatcttttaataaaacttattttggtcattttcttcattgagtgctattttgtgacaaaaactttaaaacggctattttagagaaattctCTTAATAGAATATTAAATTTGAACTAATATCTCAATAGTATATTCCGTTAGTAAtgtgttctataaatataaatataatatagtcttatgttttaatataatagatataacTGAAAATTACCTCAAATCAAAAAGCATACTAGAATCAATATAAGGATGTATGTAGTAGGAGaggaatattttaaaaataaaaacctactaataattatatcacaataataaACAAACTACAAAGACAAGgggtaaaacaaaaacaaaacaaaaatatataaaaggctaaacatataaaaaagccTAGAGGAaacacataaacaaaaaaaaactaaaaaccaaagaTAATTAAATACTTAGGAAAAACAACTGAAAACAATGAACGTCCAAAActgagaaattaaaaaaaaaagatattgtagccctaagaccatctccaatgtattttcctatttttcctctataatagaggaactctataatagagttgagtttctctccaatgtatttctctatattttccccTAAAAGGGAATATTCTTACAAGattctttttatgttttgcAATTAAAACCTTTTActtataaatgttaaaaattgatcattttattttaattttttatttttcataaaattgcaatattatataaactaaatattttactcaaaaagacataatacaaaatataataaaataaaatagacatTATCTAACCATCAATATTActatattttcctataaatgaTTATTAATGCATTCCGAAATGAGAAATGAgtttttatcaaagttgttgGAGTATGttgtattaattaatatttaggtTGAACTTTAATATGTTATCCATATGAAAAGTatatgtgaaacttttaattttaatttgaactttAATTACATATAAACCTTTAAATATCATTtgctaaataaaaattttcgttttacataaaataataataattttttaatttatgttatttataattgTGAAAACTTAAGAAttattatgtaaacaaaaaacTGTGTTGTTATATGTAAAAAGAAATTGTATTTctccataaataaatatttttttcataattacaAAAAGCTAAAGGactaatttgtaaataaaaaagtttgtcTCCATTATTGAGGAATACTATTTTTACCTCcaaatatagaggaaaaaatagcaatctctattttaggggaagaaatagaggtgggttggagtagattttactctattatagagtatagaggcaaaaatagctcggggttggagatgctctaagacaCAATTGAAAAGtatgtaaaaaaagaaaagtttaatcaattttttttatcatagttTCACATTCCTGTGGTTAACTATATAAGATGAAAAACAAATACTTTCACAAAACTATTGCACATCGAAGAgcgaaaatgaaaataatgttgaTAACGATCATTAATCCCAAATTATGAAAGATTAGAGATCCATTTTACTTGATATCTCTTAAAAAATTCATAGTACAAGATAATTAGTCATAACTCCAGAAACATTTttagctaaaaaaaaactccagaatcataaattaaagtttcaaatgaaaattatgaaaaaaaatacagGAAATAGATACCACGTAGGAAGTCAACAAGTATCAacgattaagaaaaaaataacaccAAACTCAGTGTGTTAATCATGCAAATCATTTTGATTTAATGAATTGTAAGCATATTTTACGATAGCAAAAATATGTCGTATAGACTACATTGTTAGCAAATCATATTCCAAATTTAGAAGAACCAAaggaaaatattgaaatttataaaaccagtaaatatttataaagaatataaatcaaacaaaacaatccacataatagtataaatgataaattaacaaatttaaaatatatgcgCGGTAAAATCCCTAGTCTGAAATAAAAATCCCtagtttgaaataaaaattgaaacaaaCCTCTAAAACATGTTCGAAAACAGTACTTGAACATATACCACATAGTCATCTTGTGTAATTATGGTAGAGATCAAAGGAAAGTGCATACTCATATAAAACCAGAAAAATGCATCCTCATATGCAGTACTGTAGGTTGGTAACAGATTGTGCTTCTTGTTTTTGTTGGTAAAACTAAGACCATCCGCAATGGTGAGACTCATTGGAGTCCTTAGCACAAGGGCATTTCAgattaattttggatttttctaaaaaaaaaaaaaaaaaaaaagatgaccaTTCACAGGCCGCCACGTAGTCAATGGGACCCGTGAACAGGGTAAAGATCAATCCTTATCAAAGGATTTTAAGGATTCTTTTTTTGCACAAACTCTAAGAAAGTGGACCCCACATCCTCTAAGGATTCCCTTAAGAGCTCCCATTGTGGATGCTCTAACTGGTTTTGACTTCTGGTCTTGGTCTATTCAAATATGATTGGGCTTGAAAGTAGAACTAATCTGCCTTCAAATCCCTTTCGGCCTTCTGGGACTGATAAACATTGTGCTTTATTGAGCATGATGAATTTTATGAAACTCGCAAACTTAATGGGAAACCCAGTCCAAATCATGTGTACCACCAGTAGGCATTTTTACTTTCATGAAATTTAATACCTATCACTTCTGCCATTCTCTTTTACTACATTTAGGTTAATGAAAAAATCTCTTCTATACCACTCTCTTATTTATGTGAATTTAGTGCAAagagatcattttttttttttaaagtttcttaTAACGTGACGATGGCGACCCCAAAGGCGATCTAGGTTTCTACGGTCTCGATGTTTTTTCACAGATGGGATCCGGGAATTGTTGGTGAGGTTGAGCAAGGAATTGAATTTCATCATGGAAAGAATAAGGGAATCTTGAGGAGGGGATCTTTATCAAATCTCCGGGGTTCTGATGTGGGTCTGGGCGAACGGATTCAAGGGGTTTTAAAGAAATTAGGGATATGTGCGAGCTGGATCTGGATATTACTAATCAACACGATGGAATCGTATGATTATACAGgtcatatttttgaagttttaaatacaaggattttaatttgtttcaagGAGATTGGAGGAATCATTTACGGATCTGAAATGGAGGGGATTTGGTGTTTTTTGATCAACTGTggttttgataaaacattttttgggaAAATAGGGGATTTGCGATTCAATCAAGGGATTACGATTGAGATATTGGGTATTAATGGGGGAAAATATGGGCGTGGGGAGAGGGGAAACTGGATTAAGTATAAAAAGTCTTGGGGGTCTCCTCTTTGTTGCATCACATTGCTTAGTTCTTTCGCAATTTGCTATAACAAAAAccaaatcttttcttttttctggaTTATCATGACGCAGGGTCAGTTGCTGGGCACCAGTGGGGATGTGAGAGATGGAGAAGGCACGCGGAAAAGGATGAAGATTTCAGTGCCGCACTTTAACAACTCGGCTCTCATCAAAACCTATTCCAAAACCTTGATTGGCAGATGCATGAATCCTCCAGAACAGGAAATGAAGGCGTTGATACAGAATATTCCAAAGATATGGAAACTGGAGGATCGAGTGGTGGGGACAGATTTGGGTTTTGGCAAATTTCAGTTCGATTTTGAGACAGAGGAAGAAATTGAAACGGTGTTGAAACTGCAACCCTATCACTTTGACTACTGGATGCTCGCTCTGGCACGTTGGCAACCGAAGAAGACACAGCTCTTCCCATCAGAAATAACCTTTTGGGTTCGCGTTCTTGGCGTGCCGATGGAGTTTAAGACGTCCCCTACCTTTGAAAGTATTGGAGATGCGCTTGGACGAACGGTCTCTGTGAACTTGGATAATTCTAGAGTCCAAGTGGTGGTGGATGCTTTCCAACAATTATGTTTCGAGACCACAGTGGATTTTAAATGTGGAGAGTTTTATGAGGGTGAGGAAGTTGCGATATCCTTGAGGTAAGAGAAGCTCTTTGGATTCTGTCCAATTTGTTCAAGCTTGTGCCATAAGGAGGAGAAGTGCCCCCTTGCTAAGCCGGAGGTGAAGATGAGTCCTCCGAGAAAGAGGGAGACGGGTGAGGGTAATGGTGGATGGTTTGAAGTCGGGAAGCATGATGATAGAGCTAGGAGTTACAAAGGAGTGGTTATTAATGGAAATC encodes:
- the LOC106453850 gene encoding uncharacterized protein LOC106453850, with protein sequence MTQGQLLGTSGDVRDGEGTRKRMKISVPHFNNSALIKTYSKTLIGRCMNPPEQEMKALIQNIPKIWKLEDRVVGTDLGFGKFQFDFETEEEIETVLKLQPYHFDYWMLALARWQPKKTQLFPSEITFWVRVLGVPMEFKTSPTFESIGDALGRTVSVNLDNSRVQVVVDAFQQLCFETTVDFKCGEFYEGEEVAISLR